GGGTAAAGCAATTACTTCATTAATTGCAGCTTGTTGAATTATTCCTTTACCTAAAATCCTCAACCAGAGAGTTTCTGGAGTATTCGCTAACTTATCAATGGCAATTACTCCAGTCAGCAGTAATTGTGACGGAAAGTAAATACCTGGCAACCAGTTTTCATCCTCAGTGGCCATAAATTTATCCGAAATCAGTTAATTTGTAGAATTCAAACTTTGGTAAAGGGTGAACCCCTTGCAGCAGCGCTTACGCTATCCTCACAGGAATTATAAGGGATTTTTAAAATATTCAATGCAGTAGCGATCGCTTTTGACCTTTGGATTTAATGTAGGGGTAGCGCCCCCGTGCCTACCCTGATTTATGGGCAACCACAGGGGGTTTGCCCCTACAAAATTAATTGGTTTAGGGATTTTTAAAATATTCAATGCAGTAGCGATCGCTTTTGACCTTTGGATTTAATGTAGGGGTAGCGCCCCCGTGGCTACCCTGATTTATGGGCAACCACAGGGGGTTTGCCCCTACAAAATTAATTGGTTTAGGGATTTTTAAAATATTCAATGCAGTAGCGATCGCTCACCATAGATGTAAAATTAGTAACTGTATTCGTAGATATGCCATCAAACCGCAATTGGTGATTGGGAACACCAAACGTGCATTAATCTTCTCTAAAACCAGCCTAATCTATAATAATATTAATATTAATCATGGCGATCGCTTTGGTTGTTCAAAATTTTGCAAAAGTTCATTGCCCCATCGTGTTTAGTGTATTTTAGAGAAAGTATTAGAATAAGTTAAATTTTATGGCTGCCAAGCATTTAAGCACTCAGTTTCTAAATGAAATTACTAACCGACTGGTGAGCGCGCTCGAACCAGAACAGATTTTTTTGTTCGGCTCTTATGCTTACGGTGAACCGACTGAGGATAGCGATATTGATTTATTGGTGATTATCTCAAAATCAGATGAACCACGCTATCGTCGAGCGCGTCAGGCATATAAAGCTTTGCGTGGTATTGGTATTCCAAAAGATATTCTGGTGATGACCCGCTCAGAAGTTGAACTCAAGGCTAGTGTAGCCAACTCACTAGTCAATCAAGTAATACATCAGGGTAAACTCCTGTATGGATAACGCAAAATTTGCAGAAACTAGACAGTGGTTAATCAAGAGCCAGCGAGATTTAAAGGCTGGGTATGTGTTACTTAATAATGAAGAATCTCTGTTGGATGCTGTTGTTTACCATTGTCAACAGGCTGCCGAAAAAGCATTAAAGGCTTATTTGACATATCAAGAGCAGGTAGTCAAAAAAACCCATGATTTGGATGTTTTGTTAGATATCTGTTCATTGTTTGAACCTGGGTTTCATGATTTAAAAGATATAGCGGACACTTTGACCCCTTATGCAACAGAATTTCGATATCCAGGGGATGTAATTGAGCCGGAAAGATCCGAAGCTGAGGAGGCATTGGAGATGGCTACTTTAGTTATAGACTTCGTTATTCAAAAATTGCCAAGTGAATTTGACCGTGAGTAAGATACTTCTGGTATTATTATATCGTGGCAAGTAGCAGATTAAGTATGGATCATAGTTATCTGAAAACCTAATCCAACAAATTTATCAAGCTTTAGCAGATAATCCTATCAGCTAACTACTGTTGTTGCAACAAGGGTTAAATGAATTTGAGGTTTATATTTAGCTAATGTCGGGTCAAAGCGTTCAAATGCAATATCTGATTCTATCTGTTTCGCTTTAGCCTCAGCAAGCTTGCGATTTTCTGATGTATCTGACATTCCCAAAGTGAGATACTTTTGTTTCCCCCCAAATAAGTGACATGGTAAACGCAGTTTGAGTCTGTCTTGGAACGTTTCGACACCGACTGAACCTTGAGATGCTTTCTGTTCCACCTTCATTACCATATTCCTTCCGTCCTTTTGACTATCATTTCTCCTCTGCTCTGTATCATCATAGTCAATTCATAGTCAACCCCAAAAATACAAAAACTCCCGCTATAAATTTACTTAATTCCAGCAGGAGTTATCAAAATACCTTGATTAACAAGGATTTTAGCTATTCTAATTAATGCCAGGAACGAGACTTGAACTCGTGACACGTGGATTTTCAGTCCACTGCTCTACCAACTGAGCTATCCCGGCAGGGGGGGTTTTCTTCACCACCGATATTGAATTTAGCATAGGAAAAAAGATAAGTCAAGGGGTTATCTAAAATAATTTTAGCTAACCTTTATTGTCAACTTCACCCAGCTAAACACAGCCACAAATACCAGAAACTGCACAAAAACAATACTCGGTCCAGAAGCCAGGTTAAACAACCCAGAAACCATCATTCCCGCGATACTACTAATAGAACCAACAACCACTGATAGAATCAGAAAGCTGCTGAAATGGTGACTCATGAGTTTGGCTGTAGCAGCCGGAATTACCAAAAACGCATTTACCAATAAAACACCCACAGCTTTAATCGCTACAGCAACCGCGAGGGATAGCAAAACTACAAACCCATAGCGATATAATTGCACAGGTATGCCTTGCACTTGAGCAACATCAGGATTAAGAGTTAATAAAATCTGTTGTGGCAGAGTTGATAATAAAAAAACGCTACTACCCACAAGTACCAACAGCGTCAAAATTAAATCTGTGTTATCTATAGCCAAAATATCGCCAAATAGCACCCCCATTAAGTTACCGCGATATCCTTTAATAAAACTGGTGAGAATGACACCGATTGCTAACGCCCCTGATAGGACTATACTGAGAACGCTGTCACTAGCTAAATCAGTTTTATCAATTAGGTAAAGAACAACAACCCCAAAGATTAAAGTAAAAGGGAGTAACATCCAAGTAGGATTAGTGTTGAGTAGCACGCCTAACGCCACACCTACCAAGGCTGCATGACCAACCGCATGACTAAAAAAAGATAACTGACGTAAAGTGACAAAACTGCCTAGTAAACCGCCCAATATCCCCATTAATACAGCACCCATAATGGCACGCTGCATAAAAGGAAATTGCAATAAATTCACTAAGTCATGATAGTTAATGGTCATATAAGAGGAGTCACCGAGTCAGGAGAAGAAGAAGAAGAAGAAAGAAAAAGTAAAAATTCCCTGATACTTAATTTATTTCATCCATTTTTGATTCTAAATTCTAAATTCTAAATTTTTAATGATGATGTTCGTAGCGAGTAAAACCTGGTCCATAGGTAGCGAGAAGATTTTGTGGGGAAAGGGCTATTTCCGGTTTACCAGAACAAACAAGAGTTTGATTCAGACAGATGACGCGATCGCAATGACGGCTTACCATATCAATATCATGGGAAACTTGCAACACTGTCCAATTCTCTTCTCGTTTTAATTCATTTAATAAAGCATAAAAATCTGTTGTCCCTTGGACATCTACCCCAGCAAAAGCTTCATCCAATACTAACAATTTTCGTGGTGTTACTAAACAGTAAGCTAACAATACCCGCTTCAATTGACCACCACTAAGAGTCCCAATAGCCTGATTTCGCAAGCGATAAGCATCAGTCCGGTGTAAAGCTGCGGTGACTGCTGCTGATGTTTCCCGTTTTTGTTGCCAAAATTTCGGAAAAGATGAGAAAAATGAATGTTTCTTATTACCTATTCCTAAAGCAACTAACTCACTTACCGAAATCGGAAAACTGCGATCAAAAATAAAGTTTTGTGGCATATATCCCAACTGGTTACGCAAACTTCCTAATCGGTCAATTGGCCGACCAAAAACTGCAATTGTTCCCGCACTTCGGGGAATTAAATCTAAAATAGCTTTGATTAAGGTACTTTTCCCAGCCCCATTAGGACCGACTATGGCTGTATCTGTCCCCGGTAATAATTCAAAAGAAACATCTCGCACAGCTAAATAGGTATTTTGGTAGACTGTTAACCCGGAAACTTTTAATACTGGTAATGTAATTTCTGCTTGTTCGTCATTCATGGAAGTTAGGATTTGAATTATATTTCTTAATTTTGAATTACTTACACCCGGTGGCTAACGTCTCTAAATTAGTTTTCATTGCTTTAAAATAATACTGTGGATTGGTATCACCAGTTTCTAAAGAATCCAAAGTCTGCACAGTTAACCCCAAATCCTGAGAAATACTTGTTAGTAATTTGTTGTCTAACCCCGGTTCGCTAAATAAGGCTTTAACTTTGTATTTTTTAACTGTATTTATCACTTTTTGCACATCCGTGGGTGAAAGTTGCTTTTCAGGAATTTCTACCACAGCTACTTGTTTGAGTTGATAACGTTTGGCAAGATAGGGAAAAGCATCATGAAAAGTGATAAAGGTGCAGTTGGGTGTTTGTTTAAGAGTTTGTTCAAATTCCTTATTTAAATTATCTAATTCCTGAATATATACCGCTGCATTAGCTTGATAATTGACTTTATTTTTGGGATCTGCGGTAATTAAACCATTGCGAATATTAATGATTTGCTGTTTTGCTAAAACTGGATCTAACCAAACATGGGGATTACCAGATGAGTGATTATGATCATGTTCTCCTGTTGCTGTTGTATCTCTCGGGGAACTTTTATTAATCGCTTGAATACCTTGACTAGCATCAATTTCTATTAATTGAGAATTCTCGGCATTTTTAATGGTATCTGTGAGAAATTCCTCCAACCCTAAACCATTTTTTATTAATATACTGGCTGTAGCGATCGCTTTGACATTAGTTGGTGTCCCTTGATATTCGTGTATTTCCGTACCAGGCTTAACTAAAATCTCCACATCTGCTACATCTCCAGCTACCGCTTTAGTAAACAAATAAACTGGTAAAAATGTTGTAACTACTTTGGTTTTTGGTAACTTTTGTGCTGGTGTTTGTTCTATTTTGACAACTTCACTACTATTACTATTATTACATCCATAAACTGCTGACAACATGATTAAGGTCATCAGCGGTAAGAAATTTCTTTTTTTTCTATCTGTTTGGATTTTCTTAGGGCTTTTCACTGTTTCTGGTTGACTATAAAACTTAATTGTGACTATATTATCATAATGAGATTCATTCTCATACAAGTTACAAAAAAATGCTACTGTATCTAAAATTACAGAATGTTTTGGGATTTCAGATAATACTGTCGTATACTTAGATATTACCAAGTCATAAAGATCTCTTAACTTTTCATTGCAAGAAACGTACTTAGAACTGCTAGTATGTTGATAATAATTATTAATAGCTGTACTAAATAAAGTATGGCATGAGCAACTTTAAACACGGGTGTGAGGAAAAATGCAAAAATTGCGGACATCTCTAATTACCAGTTCAACCATTATCAGTGCCATACTGTCTATAACTTCTGGTGCATGGGCAGAAACAGTACCAGCAAATAATTCAGAACAACAAGTTAATAATAATAGTCAAGAAGAGATAGTATCTCAAGTTACCTCCGTATCTCAGTTATCCGATGTCCAACCTAATGATTGGGCGTTTCAGGCTTTGCAATCATTGGTAGAACGCTATGGATGTATTGCAGGTTATCCTAATGGGACTTATCGGGGTAATCGGGCGTTATCACGATATGAGTTTGCAGCCGGTTTAAATGCCTGTTTAGATCGAGTCAATGAATTAATTGCTACTGCTACTGCTGATTTGACGACAAAACAAGATTTAGCCACAATCCAAAAATTGCAAGCGGAATTTTCCGCAGAATTAGCCACCTTACGGGGGCGTGTAGATGCAGTAGAAGCCAAAACTGCTGAGTTAGAAGCCAATCAATTTTCTACTACCACTAAGTTGCAAGGGCAAGTTGTTGCAGTTGTTAGTGATGTTTTATCAAACAAACAAGTTAATGGTACGGACATTACTGGTAAAAATACCACTTTAGGCTCAAGGGCGCGAATTGAACTGGTCAGCAGTTTTACTGGAAAAGATACACTTTTTACCAGAATCCAGGCTAATAATATTCTTAGCCCTGGCATTAATACCTCAGAGGGAAACTTGTTTTTTGCTGGTACTACTGGTAATACCACCGCTGCTATTGATGCTTTATTCTATGCTTTCCCTGTTGGTAAAAATACTCAGGTAAAACTAATTGCTAATGCTGGTGCAGCAGACGATGTTACCAGTACAGTCAACCTGTTTGATGGTGATGGTGCATTTGGGGCTGTGTCTACTTTCGGCACAAGAAACCCGATTTATGGACAATTAGGTGATAAGGGTATAGCCATTAACCATCAGTTTGGTGATAAATTAGCCCTCAGTTTAGGTTATTTGAGTGGTACTGCTAATAACCCCACTCCTGGCAATGGTTTGTTTGATGGGAGTTACGGGGCTTTAGCGCAATTAACTGTTAAACCAAGCGATCGCATTTCTCTGGGTTTAACCTACATCAATTCTTATAAACAACCACTACTCACAGGTAGTAATAACGCCACATCTACCTTTGATGGTGAAGCTTTTTCTAGTAATTCTTACGGTGTCCAAGCATCATTGGGTATTAGTCAGAAATTTGTGCTAGGTGGTTGGGCTGGCTATACCAATAGTAAAGTTTTGACAGGGACAAAGGGAGACGTAGATACTTTTAACTATGCTGTTACTCTTGGTTTCCCAGACTTGGGTAAAAAAGGGAATTTAGCTGGTGTGATAGTTGGTATGGAACCAAAAGTCACAAGTTCTAGTTTTGCTGGAGTTACGAAAGATCCAAATACCTCTTATCACATTGAGGGATTTTATCAATATAAACTCAGCGACAATATCACCCTAACTCCTGCTGTGATTTGGCTAACAGCCCCAGATCACAATGATACCAATGATAATGTAGTGATTGGCGCTTTAAGAACTACTTTCAGTTTCTAATCAAAGCAATCAAATAAATCTCACAAATCATAGTTCAGATGTTTCTGTTCCCCTTGGGAAAAGATGTCTGAACTGTGATTTTTATGATGAGTGTGATTAACGTGATTTTGTCATAGCAATCAAATAAATCTCACAAATCATAGTTCAGATGTTTCTGTTCTTTTTGAGG
The window above is part of the Dolichospermum sp. DET69 genome. Proteins encoded here:
- a CDS encoding iron uptake porin yields the protein MQKLRTSLITSSTIISAILSITSGAWAETVPANNSEQQVNNNSQEEIVSQVTSVSQLSDVQPNDWAFQALQSLVERYGCIAGYPNGTYRGNRALSRYEFAAGLNACLDRVNELIATATADLTTKQDLATIQKLQAEFSAELATLRGRVDAVEAKTAELEANQFSTTTKLQGQVVAVVSDVLSNKQVNGTDITGKNTTLGSRARIELVSSFTGKDTLFTRIQANNILSPGINTSEGNLFFAGTTGNTTAAIDALFYAFPVGKNTQVKLIANAGAADDVTSTVNLFDGDGAFGAVSTFGTRNPIYGQLGDKGIAINHQFGDKLALSLGYLSGTANNPTPGNGLFDGSYGALAQLTVKPSDRISLGLTYINSYKQPLLTGSNNATSTFDGEAFSSNSYGVQASLGISQKFVLGGWAGYTNSKVLTGTKGDVDTFNYAVTLGFPDLGKKGNLAGVIVGMEPKVTSSSFAGVTKDPNTSYHIEGFYQYKLSDNITLTPAVIWLTAPDHNDTNDNVVIGALRTTFSF
- a CDS encoding HEPN domain-containing protein is translated as MDNAKFAETRQWLIKSQRDLKAGYVLLNNEESLLDAVVYHCQQAAEKALKAYLTYQEQVVKKTHDLDVLLDICSLFEPGFHDLKDIADTLTPYATEFRYPGDVIEPERSEAEEALEMATLVIDFVIQKLPSEFDRE
- a CDS encoding metal ABC transporter permease; its protein translation is MTINYHDLVNLLQFPFMQRAIMGAVLMGILGGLLGSFVTLRQLSFFSHAVGHAALVGVALGVLLNTNPTWMLLPFTLIFGVVVLYLIDKTDLASDSVLSIVLSGALAIGVILTSFIKGYRGNLMGVLFGDILAIDNTDLILTLLVLVGSSVFLLSTLPQQILLTLNPDVAQVQGIPVQLYRYGFVVLLSLAVAVAIKAVGVLLVNAFLVIPAATAKLMSHHFSSFLILSVVVGSISSIAGMMVSGLFNLASGPSIVFVQFLVFVAVFSWVKLTIKVS
- a CDS encoding nucleotidyltransferase domain-containing protein, producing the protein MAAKHLSTQFLNEITNRLVSALEPEQIFLFGSYAYGEPTEDSDIDLLVIISKSDEPRYRRARQAYKALRGIGIPKDILVMTRSEVELKASVANSLVNQVIHQGKLLYG
- a CDS encoding metal ABC transporter ATP-binding protein; translation: MNDEQAEITLPVLKVSGLTVYQNTYLAVRDVSFELLPGTDTAIVGPNGAGKSTLIKAILDLIPRSAGTIAVFGRPIDRLGSLRNQLGYMPQNFIFDRSFPISVSELVALGIGNKKHSFFSSFPKFWQQKRETSAAVTAALHRTDAYRLRNQAIGTLSGGQLKRVLLAYCLVTPRKLLVLDEAFAGVDVQGTTDFYALLNELKREENWTVLQVSHDIDMVSRHCDRVICLNQTLVCSGKPEIALSPQNLLATYGPGFTRYEHHH
- a CDS encoding DUF3596 domain-containing protein, with product MEQKASQGSVGVETFQDRLKLRLPCHLFGGKQKYLTLGMSDTSENRKLAEAKAKQIESDIAFERFDPTLAKYKPQIHLTLVATTVVS
- a CDS encoding zinc ABC transporter substrate-binding protein gives rise to the protein MTLIMLSAVYGCNNSNSSEVVKIEQTPAQKLPKTKVVTTFLPVYLFTKAVAGDVADVEILVKPGTEIHEYQGTPTNVKAIATASILIKNGLGLEEFLTDTIKNAENSQLIEIDASQGIQAINKSSPRDTTATGEHDHNHSSGNPHVWLDPVLAKQQIINIRNGLITADPKNKVNYQANAAVYIQELDNLNKEFEQTLKQTPNCTFITFHDAFPYLAKRYQLKQVAVVEIPEKQLSPTDVQKVINTVKKYKVKALFSEPGLDNKLLTSISQDLGLTVQTLDSLETGDTNPQYYFKAMKTNLETLATGCK